The DNA sequence AAGCCCATGCCATAACCGCCGATCAGCAGGTGGGCATCGCGACCCTGAAGGCGCTCCAGCGTCATGGTCGCCAGGGCCTCTTCAGAGCCGCGCATGCGCGTCGACATCAGCTCGTTGCGATCGAGCACGATCATGAAATCGCGCCCGTGCGAGTAGAGCCGCAGCTCTTCCCCGCCGGGGACCTGCGCGGTGCCGAGATGAATGCGCGGGATCAAGCGGCCTGCTTGGCCCGGTCCTGCGCCTCGAGGTTGAGCATCTCGGCAATGAGGAAGGCCAGCTCAAGCGACTGCGCCGCGTTGAGGCGCGGGTCGCAATGCGTGTGATAGCGATCGGCCAGCGCCTCGTCGGTGATGCCCATGGCGCCGCCGGTGCACTCGGTAACGTTCTGGCCGGTCATCTCGATGTGGATGCCGCCGGCATGCGTACCTTCGGCGCGGTGCACGGCAAAGAAGCCGCGCACTTCGGCCAGGATGCGGTCGAACGGACGGGTCTTGTAGCCCGTGGCGCTCTTGATCACGTTGCCGTGCATCGGGTCGCACGACCAGACGACGGAGTGGCCCTCGCGCTTCACTGCGCGGACCAGTGCGGGCAGGCCCGCTTCCACCTTGTCATGGCCGAAGCGGCTGATCAGGGTGATCCGGCCAGCCTCGCGCGACGGGTTCAGCGTATCGAGCATGCGCAGCAGCGCGTCGGGCTCAAGGCTCGGGCCGCACTTCATGCCGATGGGGTTGCCCACCCCACGCAGGAATTCGACATGCGCCGAATTGTCGAAGCGCGTGCGATCGCCGATCCACAGCATGTGGGCGGAACAATCGTACCAGTCGCCGGTCAGCGAATCGCGGCGGGTCAGCGCCTGCTCGTAAGGCAGCAGAAGCGCTTCGTGGCTGGTGTAGAAGCTGGTGCCCTGAAGCTGCGGCACGGTCTGCGGGTCGATGCCGCAAGCCTCCATGAAGTCCAGCGCCTCGCCGATGCGGTCGGAAACCTCGGCGAACTTCTGCGCCCAGGGGCTGCGGCCCATGAAATCGAGCGTCCACTTGTGGACCTGGCGCAGGTTGGCATAGCCGCCGTTGCTGAAGGCGCGCAGCAGGTTCAGCGTCGCGGCCGACTGGCTGTAGGCCTGCACCATGCGCTGCGGATCGTTCACGCGGTCCTGCGGGTTGGGCTCGATGCCGTTGATGATGTCACCGAAATAGCTCGGCATTTCAACGCCATTAACCGTCTCGGTCGGGGCAGAGCGCGGCTTGGCGAACTGGCCGGCCATGCGGCCAACCTTCACCACCGGCTGCTTGCTGGCGAAGGTCATGACGACCGCCATCTGCAGCAGCACGCGGAAGGTGTCGCGAATGTTGTCCGGGTGGAATTCGGCAAAGCTTTCGGCGCAGTCGCCGCCCTGCAGCAGGAAGCCCCTGCCCGCAGCAACTTCGGCCAGATCGGCCTTCAGCGCGCGCGCTTCACCGGCAAAGACCAGCGGCGGAAAGCTCGTCAGCGTCTTTTCGACGCGCGCCAGTTCCTCTGCATCGCCATAGGCGGGCAGGTGCCGCGCTTCTGCCGACTTCCAGCTCTCCGGGTTCCAGTTACTTGCCACAGTCTTGCTCCTTTGCGGGGTGGGCCCATAGCCCCGAGTCCCCGCGAATGCAAAACCAGCTTTGCTAAACCCGGCGAAAGTTCGGCCTCTATCGCGTGGTCGAGAGCACCGCCCCGCCGGCAACCACGCTCTGCCCCTTGGGCAGAACGGCCAGCCGCCACGACCGGTCCTTGAGCAAATACTTTGCTGCAAGCTGCTGCATGGCTTCGGGCGTGGTGTTCGTGGAATCCGACATCAGAGTGCGCAGCGCCTCGTAAAGCTCGGGCTTCTGGGTCGCGCCCTCCAGATGGTACATGAGGTAGGCAGAACCGGTCGCCGCACGGGTGATCTGCTGGCGCAGCGGCTCGGTTACGCGCTCCAGTTCGTCGGCGCTGGGCGGACGGGCAACAAGGTCCGCGGCAATCTCGTCGGCGGCGGCATAGAAGGTCGCCACGTCCTTGGGCTCGATCTGCGCCAGCGCCAGGATCGTGCCGCCGGCGTTCAGCTCCACCGGCCAGGTCGAATAAACCTGCGGCGAGTAGCTCGCCCCCAGCTTCTCGCGCATGCGATCGAGCAGGCGGTTGGAGAACACCTCGGACAGGATCCGCAGCTGGCGGCCTTCGCGGATGCCGGCAAAGCCCGCCCCGGTCGGCCAATAGACCATGGCGGCGGCCTGGTTCGCCTCGCCATGGTGGCTGAGCACGATCGGCGCCCCGCCGCCCGCCGGCACGCGCAGCCCCGCCCCTGCCACGGCAGGCGCGAGCGGCTTGCGCGGCTTGAGGGCGCCGAAAGTGCGCGACAGCGCGGCAACCGTCTCGTCGCGGTCGATATCGCCGAATACCTGCACTTCGACCGGACCGGATGCGAGGATCGACGACCAGATTTCCTTGAACCGTTCGGGCGTTGCCTTGTCCACCTCTGCCGGGGTCGGGGCCTTGTAGCGGGGGTCGCGATCGCGCTCGAGCCACTTGAGATCGCGTTCGAGCACGCCCTGCGGCGAGCTGGCATAGGCTTCATACTGTATCTTCAGCGCCGCCTTGGCGCGTTGCACCGGCTGCGCATCCCAGCGCGGCATGGCCAGCTTTGCGGCGAGGAGATAGAGCTGGTCGGCCAGGTCATCGCGGCGGGTGCTGGCGGAGAAGGTGAAGTCGGCATCGTCGATCCCGAAGTCGAAGCCCATCTTGCGCCCGGTCGATACCCGGTCGAGATCCTCCTGCCCCAGCACCGACACGCCCGAGCTGACCAGCGCCATGTCGCCCAGGGCGGCATAGGCGGCATCTTCCGGGCGGAAGGCGCGATAACCCGCACCGAAGCGGACCTTGACCGTAACCCGGCCGGGCTCATCGGTGCTCGGCCAGACAATGGCCTTCACCCCGTTGGCGAAGTTCACCTGCTCGATGCCCGAAAGCCCTGTGGCAACCGGTACCGGCTTGCCCGGCTTGCCGATCGCCGGCAGGTCGGAAAACTTGATCTGCTTGTAGGCCAGCCGCGATCCGCCATCGGCAGCCACGGGGCTGGAAAGCGCCGTACGCAAGGCACCCTCGCTCGCCTCGTCAGCCCCGGGGGTAACATAGACGCCTCGCGTTACCGTGCCTTCGAACTGCGCTCGGGTGTGGCGCAGCACGGCCTCTGGCGTGAACAGCTTCACGGTGCGTTCGAAAATGTCGAGCACGGCGACGGGATCAGCCACCGTTTCGCGGATGTCGAGCGCCTGGACAATGTCGTCCGCCACCTTCGATCCGGACAGCAGTTCACGCTGTTCGGCGCTGGAGGTGAAGGCGATCCGCATTTCCGCCACTTCGCGGTCAATCTCTTCCTGCGTCGGCGGACTGGCCAGCGCATCGGCAATCACCCCGCGCACGTCCTTGACCGCTGTCTGCCAGTCCGCGCCGAGCGGAGTGACAACAACGAAAGTCCCGTCGACCGATCGCGAGACATCCTGCTGGTTGACCTGCGCGGCAAGGTAGCTGCCGCCCGCACGGGCGCGCGCTTCCAGCCGGCGGTTGATGATCGCCAGCCCGAGAGCATCGGTCATCAGGCCCTGGTTGTAGGCGATGTTGTCCGTCACCGGGCGCCAGGGACGCAGTGTGGCCCAGGTGAAGACGCGCGGCAGGTCCGGCTCGACGACGACCTTCACTTCGCCCACCGGGGCAAGATCGGCCTTGGTCGCATCCGCAGGGGCCACCGGATCGCCGAAACTGGGCGCTGGCGTCGTCGGGCCGGTCACCGGCCAGTCGGAAAACCACTTGGCGATCAGTTCGGCAAAGACTTCCGGCGCACGATCGCCCGCAACGATGACCACGGTGTTTTCCGGCCGGTACCAGCGCTTGTGGAAGGCACGGACCGAATCCCGCGTGGCGGAGCTGAGCGTCGCCTCGGTGCCGATGGGCGCGCGATTGGCCAGCGGCTGGCCGGCGTAGATCGCCTGCCGCATCGCCTCGTCCACCCGCCCAGCGGCGCCGCCCCGCTCGCGCTTTTCGGCCAGCACGATGGGCAGTTCCGCCTTGATATTGGCATCGCTCAGCGTCGGGTGGATCATCATCCCCGAAAGCAGCTTGAACGTCTCGTCCAGCCCGCTGGCCGAGGCATTCGGCAGGTCCAGCTTGTAAGTGGTGGCAACCGGCGTGGTCTCGGCATTGGTATCCGAACCGAACGTCGCGCCAAGGCGCTGCCAGGTGGGAATTGCCTGCGCTTCACCGATATATTTCGACTGGCGGAACACCAGGTGCTCGATGAAGTGAGCATAGCCGCGTTCGCTATCCGCCTCGTTCAGCGATCCGGCATCGACGCGCACGCGGATCGAGACCTGCCCCGGCGGCACGCCATTCTTGCGGACGGCATAGCGCAGGCCGTTGGGCAGTTCGCCGAACACCCATTCCTTGTCCTGCGGAATGTCGCTGCCCCGATAGAGCCACGGGCCCGTATCAGCCTTGGCGGCTGCGGGTGCCGCAACTGCCGTTTCCTGCGCCGCAAGGGTGCCGGAAAGGACGGAAGGGACCAGGGCGACACAAAGCGCCAGGGCGCGGAAGCGAGCGTTCATGCCGCAGGTATAGGAAGGGTGAGTGTGAAGGACCAGTGAATAGCTGCAAACAGGACTATTTGCCCGTCGCGGATCCACTTGTTCCGGCCGCCGCAGCAGCGGCTGCTGCATCATCGGCCTTCTTCTGCATTTCCTGGATTTCCGCCATCGACTTGAAATCGAGCACTTCCACCTGGAAAACCAGATCGGCATTGGCCGGGATCGGCCCCGTGCCGCTTGCGCCATAGCCCAGCGTAGAAGGGATGCAGACCCGCGTGATCGCGCCCTTGGCAGTCAGCTTGAGGCCTTCGGCGAAGCCGGGGATCACTTCGCTGACCTGCATCGGCGTGCCGGTGCCCTGATCGAAAACCTCGCCATTGGCGGCCAGATAGCCGATGTAGTTGATCAGCACGGCATCACCGTCACCGGGCTTGGCCGCAGTCGCCGGACGCAGGGTGGTATAGCCCAGCCCGGAAGGTGTCTTTGCGGAACAGGTGCGCTTTGCCGTTTCGATCACGGGATTGAGCGGCAGCGGGATGATCTGCGATGCGGCCTGTGCAAGACCGGCCTGCGAAGAGACGAGGGCGGGAATGGCGAGCAGCGCGGCTGTAAGGATTTTCATGCCGCTTGCTTAGGCGCGGCTGCCATCGCCCGCCAGCAAATTCGGCCAGCGCCGCGCGATCACCAGCATCAGCGTGGGCAGGGCCATGGTGAGGACGATGTCCTTGGCGATCTCGCCAAATTGCTGCGCCACTTCGTTAGGCCAGGTTTCGACCAGATAGTCGTTCGCCTCGTTCAGCAGCTCCAGCGCCAGCACCACCAGCCAGGGCCGCCAGCGAGCGAGCGAGGACCGCAGCAGCGCCGCGGCAACCAGCGCGATCAGCAGCCCGACGATGACGTGCAGGGCATCGTTATGAAAGGCGACTGAGCGTTCGACGAACATCTTGGCGGAATAAAGCGACATGCCCGCCCGGTTATTGGCGATCTGATGGCCCGGGGCAATGCCCCGCCTCTTGACCGCCTGCGCAGGCCACTTACATGCGGCACCATGTTCATCGAAACCGAATTGACGCCGAACCCCGCGGTTCTGAAGTTCCTGCCCGGTCGCGAGGTGATGCCCGCTGGCACGCGCGATTTCGTCGACGAGGATGAGGCGCAGGCATCGCCCCTCGCCGCGGCGCTGTTCTCGCTCGGCGATGTCGCGGGCGTGTTCTTCGGCCGCGACTTCATCTCGGTGACGGCCGGCGAAGGCGTCAGCTGGAGCGCGCTCAAGCCGCAGGTCGTGGCCATGCTGCTCGATCATTTCGTTTCGGGTGCCCCGCTGTTCGCCGAAAGTGCGGGCAACGGCATTTCCGTTCCGGTCGAAGATGACGAAATCGGCGATGATCCCGGCACCGAGGATATCGTCGTGCAGATCAAGGAACTGATCGAAACCCGCGTCCGCCCGGCCGTGGCCAACGACGGCGGCGATATCGTCTATCGCGGTTTCCGCGAGGGCGTGGTCTACCTGTCCATGCAGGGTGCCTGTTCCGGCTGCCCCAGCTCTACCGCCACGCTCAAGCAGGGCATCGAAAGCCTGCTCAAGCACTACGTCCCCGAAGTGACCGAAGTTCGCGCGGCATGAACGCTCCGCTTGGCGAGGCCGCACTCGACCAGCTGTTTCGCACCGCGCGCACATACAACGGCTATCTCGACCGCCCCGTCCGCCACGAGCAGATCGAGGCGATCTGGGACCTGATGAAGTTTGGCCCGACTTCCGCCAACTCGCTCCCGGCCCGCATGGTTTGGTGCACAAGCGCGGAAGCGAAGGAAAGGCTGGCCGCCTGCGCCAGCGGCACGAACGGCGACAAGATTCGCCAGGCACCGGTTTCGGTGATCATCGGCATGGATGTCGATTTTCATCAGGCCCTGCCCGAACTGTTCCCCCATGCCTCCGCAATGAAGGACGTGTTCGGCAAGGTCCCCGCGGCTGCTCGTGAGGCCATGGCACTGCGCAATTCTTCGCTACAGGGCGCCTATTTCATCATGGCGGCCCGCGCGCTCGGGCTGGATACGGGGCCAATGTCGGGCTTTGACAATGCCGCGGTCGATGCCGCCTTCTTTGCCGACAGCCCCAGCGTGAAGTCCAACTTCATCTCGACCCTGGGCTATGGCGATCCCGCCACGATCTTCGACCGTTCGCCGCGGCCCGATTTCGCCCACTTCAACACCTTCGCCTGATCGCGCGCCGATGCGGACCCTGGTGATCGACAGCGCGACAGAGGCCTGCTCGGTAGCATTGTTCGAGGGCGGGACCCTGCTCGCAGGCGACTTCCGGGTGCTCGGGCGCGGCCATGCCGAAGCGCTGGTGCCGATGATCGCGGCGCTCCCCGCCAGGGGGCAGGCACAGCGGATTGCCGTCTCGCTCGGCCCCGGCAGCTTTACCGGTCTCCGGGTCGGCCTTGCGGCTGCCCGCGCGCTGGCGCTGGCCTGGGGCGCGGAACTGGTCGGCTATCCCACCCTCGCCCTGATCGCCGCGCAGGTCATCGCCGAACGGAATGGCGATGGCGTGACGGTTTGCATGACCGGCGGGCACGGCGAATGGTTCGTGCAGGATTTCGGCGCGGACGCCGCAGCCCTTGGCGACCTTGCCTCGCTGGCACCGGACCAGGCAGCAGCACGGGCTGGCCGCGCGCTGGTTGCCGGCACCCAGGCCGAGGCGCTGGTGCGCCTGCGCGGTTCAGGCGAAGCGATCGCTGCCCTGCCCGATGCCCGCCGCTTTGCGCTGTTGCCATCGCAGGCCATCACCCCGGACACAGCGCTGATCTATGGCCGTCCGCCCGATGCGCGCCTGCCGGAAGCCGCGCGGTGATCGACGATCTCGACCGGATCATGGCCGTGATGCAGGCCGCCTTCGACCCTCTGTATGGCGAGGCATGGACCCGTCGCCAGGTAGAAGACGCACTGCTGGTAGGCAATTGTCACTATCTTCTGGCCGGTATTGACGGCGAAGAACCCGAACCCGGCGCGCCCGCAGCGGGCTTTTCACTATCGCGCCATGGTTTCGGCGAAGAAGAACTTCTGCTTTTTGCCGTACAGCCGGAACATAGAGGCAAGGGAATTGGTTCCCGCCTGCTGCGCCGATTTGCCGAGACCGCGCGACGCCGGGGGGCGACGCGACTGCTGCTTGAAATGCGACGCGGCAACCCTGCGGAACGTCTTTACCGGGCGCACGGCTTTGAACCAATCGGCGAAAGGCCCAAGTATTACCGGCAAAGCAATGGCGAAAGAATCGATGCGATAACTTTTTCGTGCAACTGCGAATAGTTGCAGTTGATTACGCCGTAATACTTAAGTATCTGCACTTAAAGCAGATCGCGCGTTAACCTTTTTGGCTTGAATTCCGACCAGAAAAGCGCGAAAGCTCCACGCAAGGCGGCATAGTGGTGCCGTTGATTTCCTTTGCAGTGGTCGCAAAAAATATAAGAGGAAGCAGAAATGGAAACCCCTGCGTACGACATGAAAGAAACCCTGATTACATTGACATCGGACATCGTCGCGGCCCATGTCAGTAATAATAACGTCTCGACCGAAGAAGTTACTTCGCTGATTTCGAACGTTTATTCCGCGCTCGCCAATCTTGGTGCTCCCGCCGCCCCGGTGGTTGAAGCCCCCAAGCCTGCAGTTTCCGCCCGCGCCTCGGTCAAGCCGGGCAAGGTGGTGTGCATGGACTGCGGCATGGAGCTGCAGATGCTCAAGCGCCACCTGATGACTCACCACGGCATGACGGTTGAAGAATACCGCGCCAAGTGGGGCCTTTCCGCCGACCACCCCATCGTTGCGCCGAACTATGCCGAACGCCGTCGCGAACTGGCCAAGAAGATTGGCCTTGGCCGCAAGCCGGGCACCAAGATGCCGAAAAAGGCTGCTCCCGCCGGAGACGGAACCCCCGCCAAGCGCGGCCGGCCCAAGAAGGTCTCGTAAAAACCGCGATGCGCGGTTGCAGAAATGCCTCGCCGGACTAATATCCGGCGAGGCATTTGTTTACTGACGGACACCCTGTGCACCAGGCAATCGACATCGAGGCTCTCTGCGCCGAACGCGGGCTGCGCATTACCGAGCAGCGCCGGGTGATTGCGCGCGTGCTGTCGGACAGCACGGATCATCCCGATGTCGACAAACTGCACGAACGCGCCGTTGCCATCGATCCGGGCATTTCGATCGCCACGGTCTATCGCACCGTGCGCCTGTTCGAAGAGGCCGGGATTCTCGACCGCCACGATTTCGGCGATGGCCGCGCCCGCTATGAAGCGGCTCCCGAGGCGCACCACGATCACATGATCGACGTGGAAACCGGCACGGTCATCGAATTCGTCGATCCCGAGCTTGAGGCCCTGCAACGCCAGATCGCCGAGCGGCTGGGCTATCGCCTGGTCGATCACCGCATGGAACTGTTCGGGGTGAAGCTGGTGCGCAACACGCCCGGCGGAGGATCGGGCGAAAGCTGATGACGGCGCTGGCGCAGGCTCCGCGCCGCCGTTTCGGTCCTTTCGGGCTGATCCGGATCGTCATCCGCATCATGGCCATGCTGGGCCTGCTGCTGGCTTGCCTGCCGCCCTATTACCTGTTCGCCCTGCTGCGCCTGCACAATCCCTGGCCACGCCTGTTCCTGGCCGGGATAGGCTGGATCGCCGGGGTAAATCTGCGGGTAATCGGCGAAAGGCCGCGGGGCGGCGCCTTCCTGATTTCCAATCACGTCAGCTGGATCGACATTCCCGCCATCGCCCGGGCCACGGGCAGTGCCTTTGTCGGCCACGATGGCCTCGCCTCCACGCCGCTGCTCAAGCATCTCTGCGCGATGAATGACACCGTGTTCATCGCCCGGCATGACCGCGCCAGCGTGCACCGGCAGGTGGAGGACGTGCGCCGCGCCATCCGCGACACCGGCGCGCTGACGATCTTCCCCGAAGGCACGACGAGCGACGGCACCGGCCTGCTGCCGTTCAAAAGCTCGCTGCTATCCGCGCTCGAGCCGGTGCCCGATGGCGTCAGCGTCATCCCCGTCCTGCTCGATTTCGGGCGCGAGGCGGCGGATATCGCCTGGGTTGGCGACGAGCACGGCGTTGACAATTTCCTGCGAATCCTCGCACGCCGCCGCCCGGTGCAGCTGACGGTCCATTTCCTGCCGCCGCTTGCCGGTGAGGCGGTGAAGGACCGCAAGGCGATGGCAAGCGCCGCCCGCGAAGCGCTGCTCGCCGCTATGAACTGACCGAGCTGTTCGCCGAATTGCCGACGTGGCTGGTGCCGCGCGCGGCGGCAATCTGTTCCTGCCGGTAACGTTCGCGATAGCGGGCACGCTGCGCCTCGTCGCGTTCGTCGTGGCAGGAAGGGCAGCTTACGCCTTCCTCGAACAGCGGCGATGCCTTGTCTGCCTCGGCAAGCGGGCGGCGGCAGGCACGACACAGGCCGTAAGCCCCGGGGATAAGCCCGTGGCCGACCGAGACGCGCTCATCGAAGACAAAGCATTCGCCCTGCCACAGGCTCTCGGTTTCCGGCACCTCTTCAAGGTATTTCAGGATGCCGCCTTTCAGGTGGTAGACCTCGTCTATTCCCTCGGCCTTGAGGAAGGCAGTCGATTTCTCGCAGCGGATGCCGCCGGTGCAGAACATGGCCACCTTCGGCGGTGCCTCGCCCGTGCCCAGCAGCCTTTCCCGCTCGGCACGGAACCACGCGGGAAAATCGCGAAAGGTGCGGGTCTTCGGATCGATCGCTCCGGCAAAGGTGCCGATGCCCACCTCATAGTCGTTGCGGGTATCGATGACGATGGTGCCGGGATCGGAGATCAGCGCGTTCCATTCCTGCGGGTCGACATAATGGCCAACGCCCTGGAGCGGATCGATATCCGGCTCACCCATTGTCACGATTTCCTGCTTCAGGCGCACCTTCATGCGCAGGAAAGGCAGGTCCAGCGCGTGGGAGAACTTCGCCCCAAGCCCCTCGAACCCCGGCCAGGCGCGCACATGGCGCAGCACCTCGGCCACCCCGTCCTCACTTCCGGCAATCGTGCCATTGATCCCTTCGCGCGCCAGCAGCAGCGTCCCCCGGATGCCCTGTTCGCGGCACAAGGCCAGCAGCGGTTCGCGCCGCGCGGCGAAATCCTCGTGCCGGGCGAAGTGGTAAAGCGCAGCAACGCAGACGGGCAGGTTCGATTCGGCCATGGCCTGCCCGATAGCGGCGCGAACCTTTCCCTTCAAATCCTCGCGCGAATCCCCTATCCGCAGCGCCCATGCGCCAGACCCCGCCCCCCAGGACCTATCGCGTCAAAAGCTTCGGCTGCCAGATGAACGTCTATGATGGCGAACGCATGGCCGAGCTGCTTGCCGAACAGGGT is a window from the Novosphingobium sp. TH158 genome containing:
- the tsaB gene encoding tRNA (adenosine(37)-N6)-threonylcarbamoyltransferase complex dimerization subunit type 1 TsaB encodes the protein MRTLVIDSATEACSVALFEGGTLLAGDFRVLGRGHAEALVPMIAALPARGQAQRIAVSLGPGSFTGLRVGLAAARALALAWGAELVGYPTLALIAAQVIAERNGDGVTVCMTGGHGEWFVQDFGADAAALGDLASLAPDQAAARAGRALVAGTQAEALVRLRGSGEAIAALPDARRFALLPSQAITPDTALIYGRPPDARLPEAAR
- a CDS encoding malonic semialdehyde reductase, which encodes MNAPLGEAALDQLFRTARTYNGYLDRPVRHEQIEAIWDLMKFGPTSANSLPARMVWCTSAEAKERLAACASGTNGDKIRQAPVSVIIGMDVDFHQALPELFPHASAMKDVFGKVPAAAREAMALRNSSLQGAYFIMAARALGLDTGPMSGFDNAAVDAAFFADSPSVKSNFISTLGYGDPATIFDRSPRPDFAHFNTFA
- a CDS encoding FKBP-type peptidyl-prolyl cis-trans isomerase encodes the protein MKILTAALLAIPALVSSQAGLAQAASQIIPLPLNPVIETAKRTCSAKTPSGLGYTTLRPATAAKPGDGDAVLINYIGYLAANGEVFDQGTGTPMQVSEVIPGFAEGLKLTAKGAITRVCIPSTLGYGASGTGPIPANADLVFQVEVLDFKSMAEIQEMQKKADDAAAAAAAAGTSGSATGK
- a CDS encoding NifU family protein, translating into MFIETELTPNPAVLKFLPGREVMPAGTRDFVDEDEAQASPLAAALFSLGDVAGVFFGRDFISVTAGEGVSWSALKPQVVAMLLDHFVSGAPLFAESAGNGISVPVEDDEIGDDPGTEDIVVQIKELIETRVRPAVANDGGDIVYRGFREGVVYLSMQGACSGCPSSTATLKQGIESLLKHYVPEVTEVRAA
- a CDS encoding Fur family transcriptional regulator; its protein translation is MHQAIDIEALCAERGLRITEQRRVIARVLSDSTDHPDVDKLHERAVAIDPGISIATVYRTVRLFEEAGILDRHDFGDGRARYEAAPEAHHDHMIDVETGTVIEFVDPELEALQRQIAERLGYRLVDHRMELFGVKLVRNTPGGGSGES
- a CDS encoding 1-acyl-sn-glycerol-3-phosphate acyltransferase translates to MTALAQAPRRRFGPFGLIRIVIRIMAMLGLLLACLPPYYLFALLRLHNPWPRLFLAGIGWIAGVNLRVIGERPRGGAFLISNHVSWIDIPAIARATGSAFVGHDGLASTPLLKHLCAMNDTVFIARHDRASVHRQVEDVRRAIRDTGALTIFPEGTTSDGTGLLPFKSSLLSALEPVPDGVSVIPVLLDFGREAADIAWVGDEHGVDNFLRILARRRPVQLTVHFLPPLAGEAVKDRKAMASAAREALLAAMN
- a CDS encoding class II 3-deoxy-7-phosphoheptulonate synthase, producing MASNWNPESWKSAEARHLPAYGDAEELARVEKTLTSFPPLVFAGEARALKADLAEVAAGRGFLLQGGDCAESFAEFHPDNIRDTFRVLLQMAVVMTFASKQPVVKVGRMAGQFAKPRSAPTETVNGVEMPSYFGDIINGIEPNPQDRVNDPQRMVQAYSQSAATLNLLRAFSNGGYANLRQVHKWTLDFMGRSPWAQKFAEVSDRIGEALDFMEACGIDPQTVPQLQGTSFYTSHEALLLPYEQALTRRDSLTGDWYDCSAHMLWIGDRTRFDNSAHVEFLRGVGNPIGMKCGPSLEPDALLRMLDTLNPSREAGRITLISRFGHDKVEAGLPALVRAVKREGHSVVWSCDPMHGNVIKSATGYKTRPFDRILAEVRGFFAVHRAEGTHAGGIHIEMTGQNVTECTGGAMGITDEALADRYHTHCDPRLNAAQSLELAFLIAEMLNLEAQDRAKQAA
- a CDS encoding MucR family transcriptional regulator; protein product: METPAYDMKETLITLTSDIVAAHVSNNNVSTEEVTSLISNVYSALANLGAPAAPVVEAPKPAVSARASVKPGKVVCMDCGMELQMLKRHLMTHHGMTVEEYRAKWGLSADHPIVAPNYAERRRELAKKIGLGRKPGTKMPKKAAPAGDGTPAKRGRPKKVS
- a CDS encoding GNAT family N-acetyltransferase — encoded protein: MIDDLDRIMAVMQAAFDPLYGEAWTRRQVEDALLVGNCHYLLAGIDGEEPEPGAPAAGFSLSRHGFGEEELLLFAVQPEHRGKGIGSRLLRRFAETARRRGATRLLLEMRRGNPAERLYRAHGFEPIGERPKYYRQSNGERIDAITFSCNCE
- a CDS encoding pitrilysin family protein; this encodes MNARFRALALCVALVPSVLSGTLAAQETAVAAPAAAKADTGPWLYRGSDIPQDKEWVFGELPNGLRYAVRKNGVPPGQVSIRVRVDAGSLNEADSERGYAHFIEHLVFRQSKYIGEAQAIPTWQRLGATFGSDTNAETTPVATTYKLDLPNASASGLDETFKLLSGMMIHPTLSDANIKAELPIVLAEKRERGGAAGRVDEAMRQAIYAGQPLANRAPIGTEATLSSATRDSVRAFHKRWYRPENTVVIVAGDRAPEVFAELIAKWFSDWPVTGPTTPAPSFGDPVAPADATKADLAPVGEVKVVVEPDLPRVFTWATLRPWRPVTDNIAYNQGLMTDALGLAIINRRLEARARAGGSYLAAQVNQQDVSRSVDGTFVVVTPLGADWQTAVKDVRGVIADALASPPTQEEIDREVAEMRIAFTSSAEQRELLSGSKVADDIVQALDIRETVADPVAVLDIFERTVKLFTPEAVLRHTRAQFEGTVTRGVYVTPGADEASEGALRTALSSPVAADGGSRLAYKQIKFSDLPAIGKPGKPVPVATGLSGIEQVNFANGVKAIVWPSTDEPGRVTVKVRFGAGYRAFRPEDAAYAALGDMALVSSGVSVLGQEDLDRVSTGRKMGFDFGIDDADFTFSASTRRDDLADQLYLLAAKLAMPRWDAQPVQRAKAALKIQYEAYASSPQGVLERDLKWLERDRDPRYKAPTPAEVDKATPERFKEIWSSILASGPVEVQVFGDIDRDETVAALSRTFGALKPRKPLAPAVAGAGLRVPAGGGAPIVLSHHGEANQAAAMVYWPTGAGFAGIREGRQLRILSEVFSNRLLDRMREKLGASYSPQVYSTWPVELNAGGTILALAQIEPKDVATFYAAADEIAADLVARPPSADELERVTEPLRQQITRAATGSAYLMYHLEGATQKPELYEALRTLMSDSTNTTPEAMQQLAAKYLLKDRSWRLAVLPKGQSVVAGGAVLSTTR
- a CDS encoding rhodanese-related sulfurtransferase; translated protein: MAESNLPVCVAALYHFARHEDFAARREPLLALCREQGIRGTLLLAREGINGTIAGSEDGVAEVLRHVRAWPGFEGLGAKFSHALDLPFLRMKVRLKQEIVTMGEPDIDPLQGVGHYVDPQEWNALISDPGTIVIDTRNDYEVGIGTFAGAIDPKTRTFRDFPAWFRAERERLLGTGEAPPKVAMFCTGGIRCEKSTAFLKAEGIDEVYHLKGGILKYLEEVPETESLWQGECFVFDERVSVGHGLIPGAYGLCRACRRPLAEADKASPLFEEGVSCPSCHDERDEAQRARYRERYRQEQIAAARGTSHVGNSANSSVSS